The Pararhizobium sp. IMCC21322 sequence GAAGACCATTGATCGTGTCGATGGACAACAGCGGTGTGTAGCGCTCGCACCAGTCGGCAATGGCTTCCAGAAGCGCAGCATCAGCCGCCTCATCAGCTTCATGACAGTCCAGCTTTGGCAAAATAGCCCGTGCATCTGTCAGGGTCTGATCTTTATGCAATCCGGCCTGTCTGGCCGTCTGGTTTAGCGCGGACAGGCGCAAGGCACTTTTAATGGAAGCGATAACGGCAAGGGGCGGGCAGTCAGCCTGCCCGTTCCAGTTTTGTTGGAAGCGCCACGATTTTCCCCATATCTGACGGCTGATCCGGTCGGTTGGCAGAAAGGGGAAGGCGATGCTGAGGAAGCGTTGCCCTTTGTCCTGATTGGGGCCCAGATTGTGGCCCTGAGTGTACCCCAGATTGTTCGTGGATGTGATCTTTGTGTCGGACATGGCAAAAGCCTCGAATTTGGTGGTTCCATGTGGCAGAGGCAGCCCCGGTTGCCCCTTGTCGATTACGCTCCAGATGAGCGGAAAATGCGGTATGACCAATGCCTGCATCGGGCTTCAGGGCACCCTGCATGTCTAACTGGCAGGACAGGCGCGGCTTGATGCACCAACGCGTTATGGCTGCATTGGCTTCCTCTTCGCTGCTCTGCCGCAGAATGAGAACGCTGGTTCCGCTTTCACTGGCTCGCAGGTTCAAACGCCGCGTAGCGGTCATATCAAGTGTTCTGGGGTGGCCCTCAACATGCAGAATGACAGCCGCCAGATCGGTGCATTTGGCAGCCTCATCCGCCGCCCATAAAGCGTGTTTCACACTGAGTGGCGTGACAATGACAAGGCGGTCAGGATCAAAGCCCAGATTGGCAAGACCCTGCGGGAACAGGCTCATATTGCTGGTATCGGCAAAAGGCGCTGATATCCATAAAACCGGTTTCGCCGCGTGTTGGTTCATCCGGCTCAGCAAGGCCATTGCAAACCCTGTCAAAGCCCCCGCATCACGGCTGTGCGCGCAGCGTATTTCATGCAGGCTGCCGGGCGGCAGACCGGTGTCAAAAAAGGCTGACAATTCATCTTCTGCAACACTCTGGCTGTTGGGCAGTAAGCGGCTGGCAGGGATCAGCTGTGCATTCAGCGCAGCGGGTAATCTGGTCCCAACTTTTGTCTGAAAACCGTCCTGAACGCGCATTTGATCCTGCGTATGCAAATGATCAATCAACGCTGTTGCCGTTGCGTTACGCACAATCGTCCTCGCTAAATGTTCCTATTTTGTTCTATTTAACAGGAGGGCGGACAAATGAGTCAAGCGGAAGATTTCAACAGCAACTCTGAAGCATGGCTCTGGTGCAGGCAGTTAAACCGAAGGCTGTAGTGAAAAAATATACCCGTGTTCAAACGGGTGAGCAAAACGGCGCAAGGTGCTGGATCGGGCATTGACTCATTTCATACGCTTTGATATTTCTTGTAAAATTTTACAAGAAATTTTATTGGGAGGGGACCTGAATTTGCTTCGCGAAAACGCTTATGCGGCCTTCAAGGAATCACTGTTTGCCGAGCAATTGCATCCCGGACAGTTTCTATCGATTCAGGAATTATGTGATGGATTGAACGTCTCGATCAGTCCCCTGCGTGATGCTTTACGCCAGCTTGAAAGTGAAGGGCTGGTCGAACTGCTTCCCAAAAAGGGCGTTCGCATCGCCAAGGTCGACCGGGATTTCATCACCAACGCATTTCAGGTGCGCCGGTTTCTGGAAGTGCAGGCCTGTTATGAACTGGGCGACAATGGCTGGCCGCAATTGCAGGAAATTCGCGACCGGACAAAAAGCATTGCCGTCAGGGCAGAAACCAATATTGACGAGGCCCTGCTGCACGATGCCTACAAGACCGATTGGGCATTCCATGACGGTTTGATAGCAGCCATCGGGAATGATTTGCTGACCCAGATACATGGCCAGAACAGTGACAAGGTCCGCATGGTTCGTCTGAACCGTCGCTTCATTGCTTCGCGCGTTTTACCGGCCATGCAGGAGCATTTGAAAATACTGGACGCGTTGATTGTGGATGACCGTGCGGCGGCTGCAGCA is a genomic window containing:
- a CDS encoding GntR family transcriptional regulator, whose translation is MLRENAYAAFKESLFAEQLHPGQFLSIQELCDGLNVSISPLRDALRQLESEGLVELLPKKGVRIAKVDRDFITNAFQVRRFLEVQACYELGDNGWPQLQEIRDRTKSIAVRAETNIDEALLHDAYKTDWAFHDGLIAAIGNDLLTQIHGQNSDKVRMVRLNRRFIASRVLPAMQEHLKILDALIVDDRAAAAAALNEHLCISEARALGKEPGLV
- a CDS encoding ImuA family protein, encoding MRNATATALIDHLHTQDQMRVQDGFQTKVGTRLPAALNAQLIPASRLLPNSQSVAEDELSAFFDTGLPPGSLHEIRCAHSRDAGALTGFAMALLSRMNQHAAKPVLWISAPFADTSNMSLFPQGLANLGFDPDRLVIVTPLSVKHALWAADEAAKCTDLAAVILHVEGHPRTLDMTATRRLNLRASESGTSVLILRQSSEEEANAAITRWCIKPRLSCQLDMQGALKPDAGIGHTAFSAHLERNRQGATGAASATWNHQIRGFCHVRHKDHIHEQSGVHSGPQSGPQSGQRATLPQHRLPLSANRPDQPSDMGKIVALPTKLERAG